From Stenotrophomonas sp. SAU14A_NAIMI4_8:
ACTGGCAGCACATGCAAACCCCGCTACTGCGGGGTTTGTTGTTTCTGGCGTGCGCGCACGCCGTTGCCGTCCCTGCCAAGGAGCCCCCATGACCGCCACTGCCCCACCCGCCCCCGCCACTGCGTCCTGGTTCCACTCGCTGGACTGGGAGCGCCTGCTGGAAACGTACGGGGTGCCGCTGCTGGCCGCCATCGTGGTGCTGTTGATCGGCATGTGGCTGGCCCGCCGCCTGTCCAACGCGATGCCGCGCGCCACCGCGCGCATGGGCGTGGACCCGATGCTGGGCAGCTTCCTGCGCAACGTGGTCTACGCCGCCTCGCTGGTGATCGTGGTGATCCTGGCCATCGGCACATTGGGGGTGCAGATCACCCCGCTGCTGGCCGTGCTCGGCACCGCCGGCCTGGCCGTCGGCCTGGCATTGAAGGATTCGCTGTCGAACATCGCCTCCGGGGTGATGCTGGTGACCCTGCGCCCGTTCCGCGTGGGTGACGTGGTCACCGTGGCCGGGCAGACCGGCACCGTGCGCGAAGTGCGCATCTTCCAGACCGTCATCACCGGCACCGACAACCAGCACACCACCATTCCCAACACGCTGATCACCGCCGCGCCGATCATCAACCTGACCGCCGAACCTACCCGCCGCGTGGAGCTGGTGGTGGGCATCGGCTACGAGGACAACATCCAGCAGGCGCGCGACACTGCATTGGCGCTGATGAAGGCCGACCCGCGCGTGCTGGCCACGCCCGAACCGGACGTGGTGGTGTACGAACTGGGCGCCCATGCCATCAACCTGGGCATACGCTGCTACGTGAAGTCGGCCGACCACTTCGGCACCAAGGTCACGCTGCTGGAGCAGATCAAGCTGGGCTACGACAAGGCCGGCATCAATATTCCCTACCCGCAGCAGGACATGCACCTGTACCTGCACGGCAAGGACGGCGGCGTGCTGGAAGCCGACGCGCTGGTGCGCGACAAGCCCTGATCGGCAGTGCCGACCAACGGTCGGCACCTACCGGCATCGGTAGCGCCGGGCCATACCCGGCGGATGCGGATTCAGGCCTCGACGACCTCGTCCAGCACCGGGTAGTCGGTGTAGCCGGTCGCTCCGCCACCGAAGTAGGTCGCGCGGTCCGGTGCGTTCAACGCCGCCCCGGTACGCAGCCGCTCGGGCAGGTCCGGGTTGGCAATGAACGGCCTGCCGAACCCGATCAGATCGGCCCAGCCCTCGGCCAGCGCCTGTTCGGCGCGCTCGGCACTGTACTTGCCGGCATAGATCAGCGTGCCCGGGTACACCATCCGCAGCGCCTGCTTGAACGCCACCGGCATCTCCGGTGCGTCTTCCCAGTCGGCCTCGGCAATGTGCGCGTAGCCCACACCCAGCTGGCCCAGCAGGTGCGCAGCGGCCAGATAGGTCGCCTGCGGCGTGTCATCCACCGCACCCTGCAGGGTGGTCAGCGGCGCCAGCCGCACGCCCACGCGATCACCACCGGCCACCGCCACCACCGCCTGCACCACCTCGCGCAGGAAGCGCAGGCGGTTCTGCAGCGCGCCACCGTAGCCATCGGTGCGCTGGTTGGCCTGCGAATCGATGAACTGGTTGATCAGGTAGCCATTGGCGCCATGCAGCTCCACGCCATCGAATCCGGCGGCCAGCGCATTACGGGTGGCCTGGGCGTAATCGGCGATGATGCCGGGAATCTCGTCCTCGGCCAGCGCGCGCGGCATCGAGTGCTGCAGCATCTCGCCCACGCCGGCGTCCGGGCCGGCACCGGTCGGGTCCACGAACACCTTCACGCCCTCGGCCCGCAGCGCCGACGAAGACACCGGCGCGGCGCCGTCGGGTTGCAGGGCCACGTGCGAAACGCGGCCCACATGCCACAGCTGCGCGTAGATGCGGCCACCGGCGGCGTGCACCGCGTCGGTCACCTGCCGCCAGCCCTGCACCTGCTCGGCGCTGTGGATGCCCGGCGTCCACGCATAGCCCTGGCCCTGCGGGCTGATCTGCGTGCCTTCGCTCACGATCAGCCCCGCGCTGGCACGCTGCGCGTAGTACTGCGCCATCTGCGCGGTGGCGACATTGCCAGCCGCCGCCCGCGAGCGGGTCATCGGCGGCATCACGATACGGTTGGGCAGGCGCAACGGGCCCAGGCGGTAGGGGGTGAACAACATGGCAGCATCTCGTGCGGGGGACTGCCCACAAGAGTGGGGGTACCGCGCACGGCGCAACAGACGCAGTCTGGCAAAACAGTTGTGCCGCTCAGGCAAGGATGAACGGTAGAGTCGACCGTTGGTCGACTATCGCGCGCAGCGCGGGCTTTCAGGACCGGTCGGCCAAAAGCAGTCGACCAACGGTCGACTCTACCGTCAACGCTGCGCGGATACAGCGGGCAAGGATGAAGGCCGCCCCCGCGGTGCTGCACGGTTACAGCGTCGGCTCGATCAACGCCCCGCCATGGGCAATGCGGTCGTAGCACGCGCGCACCACATCTTCGCCGTACTTCAGCTCCAGTCGGCGCACGATGAAATGGCCGCGCGCCATGTCCTGGTAGTAGTCGGTGAACATCGTATTGAGCGTCGCACCCGCCGCGGCGCCGACAATCGGCACCGCCTGCGCGGCGAACTTTTCAGTCACCACCACGCCGAAGCGGGCCGCCACTTTCTCCACCAGCTTGGCCAGCAGCTTGCCAGCTTCCTTCGGTGCCACGCCCAGGGTCAGGTCGCGCCCGGTCACCACGCGCCCAGCAAGTTCGGCCGACAGATGCCGCATCACATCGGTGGTGAAGCCGCGCGCCAGGTAATAGCCGGTTTCGCTGGCATCGTCACGCGGCGAATTGCCGCCCAGTGCGAACACCTCCAGGCAGGCCTGGCGCGTGCTGAACTGCGACAGGTCGAAGCCTTCGCTGCGGGCGACATCGGCCACCGCGCGCATCATGATCGTTGTCGACACCGGCAGTTCGATGAACAGCGCGGCGAAGCCGAACGCACCACCCACCGCGCCGGACGTGGCCGCGGCCAGCTTGTGCCAGCGCGTAGACGCGGATTTGCCCGGCGTGTTGCCCATGCTCCACAACGCCGCCTGCGCGGACTTGGACAAGGCGGCCTGCACGGCGCCATGGATGCGCCCAGACACCGCGGTCGGCAACGCCTTCACCGCAAATTCCAGCGGCGTGCCCACCAGGTTGGCCATGCGCGCAGTGATCGTAGGCGCCTCCAGCAGGGCGACCGCCCGCTGCAGGTCGCCCCAGTCCTGGGCATCGTGGGCAATATCGCGCGGCAGCAGGATCGGCTCGTTCATGGGGCCGATCATAGCGCCGGGAAGTTGAACGGATCGTCGCGGACACGCGGCCCGGCGTTACTGGGGGCAGAGCCCTTTCCGCTGGAAAGGGATCCGACCCCGGGAATGGGTAGCGCCGGGCCATGCCCGGCCACCTGCTCAGGCGACCGGCAGGCCCGACAGCTCGCCCATGAACTGGCGGTAATGGCGCAGTTCGGCGATGGAATCGTGCACATCGCTCAGCGCGGTGTGGTTGCTGTTCTTGGTCAGGCCCGCGGCCACGCTCGGTGCCCAGCGCTTGGCCAGTTCCTTCACCGTGGACACGTCCAGATTGCGGTAATGGAAATACTTTTCCAGCCGCGGCATCTGCCGGTGCAGGAAGCGGCGATCCTGGCAGATCGAGTTGCCGCTCATTGGCGAGGCGCCGGCCGGAATCCACTGCGCCAGGAAGTTGATGGTCTGCGCTTCGGCCTGGCCCAGCGTAGTGGTGCTGTCCAGCACGCGCTGCCACAGCCCGGAACGGCGGTGCTGGTTGCGGTTCCATTCGTCCATCGCCTCCAGCGTTTCCAGCGGGTGGTGAATGGCGAATTCCGGGCCTTCGGCCAGCACGTTCAACTGCGCGTCGGTCACAACCGTGGCGATCTCGATGATCGAATCGTTGTCGGTATCCAACCCGGTCATTTCCAGGTCGATCCAGATCAGTCGCTCGTTGCTCGCGCCGTTGTCGGCCATCGTGTCGTCTCGTTGCCGGGCAGGCACGTGGCCCGCCGCAGGAATAGGAAAGGGGGCGACCATCATACCCTTTCGCTGCTCAGGCCTCGTCGGCGTGGTTTTCCAGCAGCAACGGTGGCTTGCCACGCTTGGCGCGGAAGTAGTTGGTCAGGCGGAGGCTGGCCTCCTTGGCCAGCACGCCGCCATGGATCTCCACCCGGTGGTTGTGTCGCGCATCGCCCAGCAGGTCGAAGACGCTGCCGCAGGCGCCGGTCTTCGGGTCGCTGGCGCCATAGACCAGGCGCGACACGCGCGCATGCACGATGGCCATGGCGCACATGGCACACGGCTCCAGCGTCACGTACAGGGTGCTGCCCACCAGACGGTGGTTGGCCAGCACCCGGCCGCCCTCGCGCATGGCGACGATTTCGGCATGCGCGCTGGGGTCGTGGCTGGCGATGTTGAGGTTCCAGCCCTCGCCCAGCACCTGGCCATCGGCGCCTACCAGCACCGCGCCCACCGGAATCTCATCGAACACGTGCTGCGCGCGCTCGGCCAGCGCCAGCGCGTGGCGCATCCAGTGTTCGTCAGCATCGTGCACGGGCACGCCCAGGGAATCGCTCATGGTGGTTCTCGCAGTGAAGACCCGGCCACGCCGGACGGCCGGCATTGTACGCCCCGGGCGCGTGCAGGCCGGGTGGCCGGCCGCCCACAATGCTAGATTCGACGTTTTCCCAAGGAAGGAGTGCCCGCAATGGGGGGTCAGATTCTGTTCTTCATCTTCGCCACCGTCATGAGCGTGGTGTGGATCCTGGTGCCGTTCGCGATCTT
This genomic window contains:
- a CDS encoding mechanosensitive ion channel domain-containing protein, with the translated sequence MTATAPPAPATASWFHSLDWERLLETYGVPLLAAIVVLLIGMWLARRLSNAMPRATARMGVDPMLGSFLRNVVYAASLVIVVILAIGTLGVQITPLLAVLGTAGLAVGLALKDSLSNIASGVMLVTLRPFRVGDVVTVAGQTGTVREVRIFQTVITGTDNQHTTIPNTLITAAPIINLTAEPTRRVELVVGIGYEDNIQQARDTALALMKADPRVLATPEPDVVVYELGAHAINLGIRCYVKSADHFGTKVTLLEQIKLGYDKAGINIPYPQQDMHLYLHGKDGGVLEADALVRDKP
- a CDS encoding alkene reductase translates to MLFTPYRLGPLRLPNRIVMPPMTRSRAAAGNVATAQMAQYYAQRASAGLIVSEGTQISPQGQGYAWTPGIHSAEQVQGWRQVTDAVHAAGGRIYAQLWHVGRVSHVALQPDGAAPVSSSALRAEGVKVFVDPTGAGPDAGVGEMLQHSMPRALAEDEIPGIIADYAQATRNALAAGFDGVELHGANGYLINQFIDSQANQRTDGYGGALQNRLRFLREVVQAVVAVAGGDRVGVRLAPLTTLQGAVDDTPQATYLAAAHLLGQLGVGYAHIAEADWEDAPEMPVAFKQALRMVYPGTLIYAGKYSAERAEQALAEGWADLIGFGRPFIANPDLPERLRTGAALNAPDRATYFGGGATGYTDYPVLDEVVEA
- a CDS encoding EcsC family protein, yielding MNEPILLPRDIAHDAQDWGDLQRAVALLEAPTITARMANLVGTPLEFAVKALPTAVSGRIHGAVQAALSKSAQAALWSMGNTPGKSASTRWHKLAAATSGAVGGAFGFAALFIELPVSTTIMMRAVADVARSEGFDLSQFSTRQACLEVFALGGNSPRDDASETGYYLARGFTTDVMRHLSAELAGRVVTGRDLTLGVAPKEAGKLLAKLVEKVAARFGVVVTEKFAAQAVPIVGAAAGATLNTMFTDYYQDMARGHFIVRRLELKYGEDVVRACYDRIAHGGALIEPTL
- the orn gene encoding oligoribonuclease — encoded protein: MADNGASNERLIWIDLEMTGLDTDNDSIIEIATVVTDAQLNVLAEGPEFAIHHPLETLEAMDEWNRNQHRRSGLWQRVLDSTTTLGQAEAQTINFLAQWIPAGASPMSGNSICQDRRFLHRQMPRLEKYFHYRNLDVSTVKELAKRWAPSVAAGLTKNSNHTALSDVHDSIAELRHYRQFMGELSGLPVA
- the tadA gene encoding tRNA adenosine(34) deaminase TadA; amino-acid sequence: MSDSLGVPVHDADEHWMRHALALAERAQHVFDEIPVGAVLVGADGQVLGEGWNLNIASHDPSAHAEIVAMREGGRVLANHRLVGSTLYVTLEPCAMCAMAIVHARVSRLVYGASDPKTGACGSVFDLLGDARHNHRVEIHGGVLAKEASLRLTNYFRAKRGKPPLLLENHADEA